A genomic region of Nostoc sp. UHCC 0702 contains the following coding sequences:
- a CDS encoding heavy metal translocating P-type ATPase: MLYPQRFTQFTTEHADTLAALLCGLLLFLGWFALHLGALGWALLLLPAAYVIGGYESAREGLTTLIKEKELDVDLLMIVAAVGAASLGLWRREYHLIIDGAILILIFAISGALEGYAMRRTERSIRSLMSLTPDTATVLHLGKEEVVPITQLQVGDEIVVKPGELIPTDGMIVSGYSTLNEAAITGESLPVEKTVGAEVFAGTLNGYGALKLQVHKPAASSLIQRVIRLVEQAQTEEPPSQQFIERFERGYAKVIVIAGILLAILPPFIWGWDWETTIYRALTFLVVASPCALMAAIMPTLLSGIANGARQGILFKNGAQLQKIGKVRAIAFDKTGTLTTGQLQVFQVITTSEYSQIDVLKAATALESGSEHPIGKAIVQAASGLDWVRGVEVQAIPGEGITGIANKQNLVVGNATFVQQYVAQLPESLWNMAKSLEHGGKTVVWVAQGCRGDGYEVMGAIAIADMVRTEAVATITCLRKLGVEEIVMITGDNQRTADSVAQTVGINRVYAELLPEDKLDVIRSLQKQYQTVAMVGDGINDAPALAQASVGIAMGGAGSDVALETADIVLMADRLEKIAAAIKLGRRSQSIVKQNIAVALGFIILLLVGNFLGNINLPIGVIGHEGSTVLVTLSGLRLLK, from the coding sequence ATGCTTTACCCACAGCGTTTTACCCAATTCACCACAGAACATGCAGATACCTTAGCAGCCCTACTTTGTGGCTTGCTGTTATTCCTCGGATGGTTCGCTTTGCATCTTGGCGCTTTGGGATGGGCGTTATTGCTGTTACCTGCTGCTTATGTCATTGGTGGCTACGAAAGTGCGCGTGAAGGACTGACTACTTTAATCAAAGAAAAGGAACTAGATGTAGATTTACTGATGATTGTGGCAGCTGTTGGTGCTGCTAGCTTAGGTTTATGGCGCAGGGAATACCACTTAATTATTGATGGGGCAATTTTGATACTCATCTTTGCTATTAGTGGGGCGCTGGAAGGCTACGCTATGCGGCGAACTGAACGGAGTATCCGCAGTTTGATGAGTTTGACACCAGATACAGCAACGGTTTTACATCTGGGAAAAGAAGAGGTGGTTCCCATTACTCAGCTTCAGGTAGGGGATGAGATAGTTGTGAAACCAGGAGAATTAATTCCTACCGATGGCATGATTGTCTCTGGTTACAGCACTCTGAATGAAGCTGCAATTACAGGCGAATCTTTACCTGTAGAGAAGACGGTAGGCGCTGAAGTATTTGCCGGCACACTCAACGGCTATGGTGCGTTGAAACTTCAGGTACACAAACCAGCAGCAAGTAGTTTGATTCAGCGTGTGATTCGCTTGGTAGAACAAGCACAAACAGAAGAACCGCCTTCACAACAGTTTATTGAGCGATTTGAACGCGGATATGCAAAGGTAATTGTCATAGCTGGGATATTACTGGCAATTTTGCCGCCATTTATTTGGGGTTGGGACTGGGAAACTACAATTTATCGCGCCTTAACTTTTTTGGTGGTAGCTTCTCCTTGTGCGTTGATGGCGGCTATTATGCCTACACTGCTGTCGGGAATTGCCAATGGTGCAAGACAAGGGATTTTGTTTAAAAATGGGGCGCAATTGCAGAAAATTGGCAAAGTCCGAGCGATCGCTTTTGATAAAACTGGTACCCTCACAACAGGACAGTTACAAGTTTTTCAAGTAATTACCACTAGTGAATACTCGCAAATCGACGTATTAAAAGCTGCGACAGCTTTAGAATCTGGTTCCGAACATCCCATTGGCAAGGCAATTGTACAGGCAGCTAGTGGTTTAGATTGGGTGCGGGGAGTGGAGGTACAAGCCATACCAGGAGAGGGAATTACTGGTATTGCCAATAAGCAAAACCTGGTTGTGGGCAATGCAACTTTTGTCCAGCAATATGTCGCCCAGCTACCAGAGTCATTGTGGAATATGGCGAAATCGTTGGAACATGGGGGGAAAACTGTTGTTTGGGTAGCCCAGGGGTGCAGGGGAGATGGATATGAGGTGATGGGGGCGATCGCTATTGCAGATATGGTACGAACCGAAGCAGTAGCAACTATTACCTGTTTGCGAAAGTTGGGAGTGGAAGAAATTGTGATGATTACAGGTGATAATCAGCGTACTGCTGATAGCGTCGCTCAAACAGTGGGAATTAATCGAGTGTATGCAGAACTCTTACCTGAAGATAAGTTAGATGTCATCCGCAGTTTGCAGAAGCAGTATCAAACAGTAGCAATGGTGGGGGATGGAATCAATGATGCACCCGCTTTGGCTCAGGCTTCCGTAGGTATTGCAATGGGGGGGGCAGGCAGCGATGTAGCATTAGAAACCGCAGATATAGTATTAATGGCAGACAGATTAGAAAAAATTGCCGCAGCGATTAAATTGGGTAGGCGATCGCAAAGTATAGTAAAACAGAATATCGCTGTAGCTTTAGGGTTTATTATTTTGTTGTTGGTTGGTAACTTTTTAGGTAATATCAACTTACCCATCGGCGTAATTGGTCATGAAGGTTCTACAGTATTAGTTACTCTCAGTGGACTCAGATTACTTAAATGA
- a CDS encoding molybdopterin molybdotransferase MoeA, translating into MPSVSDAEAIILNLVQPLNSQRDTEIVDLLAADHRILATPVTSPLDFPHWDNSAMDGYAVRYVDVQHSTSEQPAILEIVEEIPAGYQPKSTIQPGQAARIFTGAVMPTGADTVVMQERTRQEANRVFILTAPTKSQEFVRQKASFYQAGTQLLPAGIQLKAQEIAILAAAQCAQLNVYRHPRVAIFSTGDELVTLDKLLEAGQIVDSNQYALATLVRESGAEPLLLGIVKDNPVALQETIVHAIKNADIVISSGGVSVGDYDYVDQILESLKAKIQIRAVEMRPGKPLTVATFPPQTIEKATSTTELSTTSQQSTVNSQQSTVNSQQSTVNSQQSTLYFGLPGNPAAVLVTFWRFVQPAIRKLSGLAEGWEPKFLKVRSHDELRSDGKRETYIWGNLHIVNGVYEFHKAGGSHSSGNLINLAQTNALAVLPIGTTLISPQQEVQVLQLSNT; encoded by the coding sequence ATGCCCTCAGTCAGCGATGCAGAAGCAATAATTTTAAATTTAGTGCAACCGTTGAATTCTCAGCGGGACACAGAAATTGTAGATTTGTTGGCAGCAGATCATCGCATTTTGGCAACGCCTGTCACCAGTCCGCTAGATTTTCCCCACTGGGATAATTCGGCAATGGATGGCTATGCAGTACGTTACGTAGATGTACAACACTCTACTAGCGAACAGCCAGCTATTTTAGAAATAGTGGAAGAGATTCCAGCAGGATATCAACCAAAGTCTACAATTCAGCCAGGACAAGCCGCCCGGATTTTCACAGGTGCGGTGATGCCAACCGGTGCAGATACCGTAGTCATGCAAGAGAGAACACGCCAAGAAGCAAACCGCGTTTTTATTCTGACTGCGCCAACAAAGTCGCAAGAATTTGTTAGACAAAAAGCCTCTTTCTACCAAGCGGGAACACAGTTACTACCAGCAGGAATTCAGTTAAAAGCCCAAGAAATTGCTATATTAGCAGCAGCACAATGTGCCCAATTAAATGTTTATCGCCATCCGCGTGTGGCAATTTTTTCAACTGGTGATGAATTGGTAACACTTGATAAACTGTTGGAAGCAGGACAAATTGTTGATTCCAATCAATATGCCTTAGCCACTTTGGTAAGAGAGAGTGGGGCAGAACCGTTATTATTAGGTATTGTCAAAGATAATCCAGTTGCACTTCAAGAAACCATTGTTCATGCCATAAAAAACGCCGATATAGTTATTTCTTCCGGTGGAGTCTCAGTAGGAGATTACGATTATGTTGACCAAATTCTAGAGTCATTAAAAGCAAAAATACAGATTCGTGCTGTGGAAATGAGACCCGGTAAACCTCTCACCGTAGCCACATTTCCCCCCCAGACAATAGAAAAAGCAACCTCCACAACCGAATTAAGTACCACTAGTCAACAGTCAACAGTCAACAGTCAACAGTCAACAGTCAACAGTCAACAGTCAACAGTCAACAGTCAACAGTCAACACTATATTTTGGTTTACCAGGAAATCCTGCCGCTGTCTTAGTAACTTTTTGGCGATTTGTGCAACCAGCAATTAGGAAATTGTCGGGACTTGCTGAAGGTTGGGAACCAAAATTTTTGAAAGTGCGATCGCATGATGAATTGCGATCGGATGGTAAGCGTGAAACTTATATTTGGGGTAACTTACATATAGTTAACGGAGTTTACGAATTTCACAAAGCTGGCGGTAGTCATAGTTCTGGCAATTTAATTAATTTAGCTCAAACCAATGCTTTAGCTGTTCTACCAATCGGTACAACATTAATTTCCCCACAACAAGAAGTGCAAGTTTTACAACTTAGTAATACCTAA
- a CDS encoding HAD family hydrolase, translating to MERPKVIFLDAVGTLFGIKGSVGEVYSQIAQEFDVTVSAETLNRTFIQSFKAAPPPIFPDTEPQDIPQLEFDWWRIIALNTFESAGVIKQFSDFSAFFSELYIHFGTAEPWFVYPDVLSSLINWQRLGIELGVLSNFDSRIYSVLQSLGLSNYFQSVTISTQACAAKPDPKIFALALEKHNCPPEAAWHIGDSIVEDYQGAKAAGLRGIWINREKSQ from the coding sequence ATGGAACGACCAAAAGTTATTTTTTTAGATGCTGTAGGCACACTCTTCGGTATCAAAGGCAGTGTAGGCGAAGTTTATAGTCAGATAGCCCAGGAATTTGATGTTACAGTTTCAGCCGAAACATTAAATAGAACATTTATCCAAAGCTTTAAAGCAGCACCGCCGCCTATCTTTCCAGATACAGAACCACAAGATATTCCCCAACTAGAGTTTGATTGGTGGCGGATAATTGCCCTAAATACCTTTGAAAGTGCTGGTGTTATCAAGCAATTTTCTGACTTTTCTGCTTTTTTTAGCGAACTCTACATTCATTTTGGCACTGCCGAACCGTGGTTTGTGTATCCTGATGTCTTATCATCTCTAATCAACTGGCAAAGATTAGGAATTGAACTAGGGGTACTGTCAAATTTCGATTCCCGAATTTACTCAGTATTACAAAGTTTGGGACTGAGCAATTATTTTCAATCTGTGACAATTTCTACACAAGCATGTGCAGCGAAACCCGATCCCAAAATTTTTGCCCTTGCTTTAGAAAAACATAACTGTCCACCAGAGGCAGCATGGCACATTGGTGACAGTATTGTAGAAGACTATCAAGGAGCTAAAGCAGCAGGATTGAGAGGCATTTGGATCAATCGGGAAAAAAGTCAATAG